CTCGGACCGGAGTTGGCGCCGTGGGTGCGGCAGTTGGCGGCGGGGCTGCCGGAGCACCCGCTGGCCGATGAGGAGAAGGAATTGCTGGAGGAGATGGCTAACTAGCGTTCGTCACCTGAATGGCGCCCATCCGAAAGGATGGGCGCCATTCAGGTGATGCGGCTGCGGCGTGAGCGCTTCATTCGACTGACGAAGCAGCGCGACCCCCCTGCCATAGCGGGCCGCCGCCGAAATTCCGGTCATAACCGACCCTGAAAGGGATTGCCGGCGGCGGCGACTCCCATGAGGTGGCTGACCGAATTTCGGCGGCAGAGCAACACCTTTTCGTGTTCGAACATTCGCACATCGCGGTCAATCAATGAGCATGCTTAGGCGAATATTTCTTGCGTTTTTCATGTGCAGCTTTGCAGCCGCTTCCGCCGCCGATGGGTCGCGAGCCGCGATCGCGGCGATGATCGCATCGTGTTCCGCCGCACCCTCCTCGGAGCGCCCCTGCTGAGAGAAAGTAGTGCCATGAAATCGGCGAATCATATGGTCGAGCTGCGTACCAAAGCGCTGGAGGTACGGATTTGCAACATAGTCGCGTAACCGCCTGTGGAACAGAAGGTTCGCGGCCTTGCACCCTTCCGCATCACCTCGAACTCCCGCGGCTTTGAGCTGTTCGTTCGCATCCGTCAATTGTTCAAGTAGATCGGGTGTGGGGCGCTGAGCAGCTAGCCGTGCGGCCAGCCCTTCTAGGGTTTGCCGCACGACATACACAGCGAGCAAGTCTTCGATCGAAATCGACGCGACGACCGAACCTTGATGGCTCGTCCGGGTGACCAGGCCTTCGTCTGCCAGCCTGCGGATCGCCTCTCTGACAGGCGTGCGGCTTACCGAGAGCGTCTCCGCGATGGCATCCTCACGCAACCAGGTGCCCGGCGGCAGAACTGAATCGAGGATGGCTTCCCTGACCGCATCTGTAACTGCGTCGGTCGTGTTGCCCCGCTTTGCACGACCGTCGTAATAGGAAACGACGCCGTCGAGACCAGTCCTCGCATCTTTCTGAGTCAATTGTTCAGCGCCTTCTTACCGGTTCATCGGTGCGGCCCGATAAACAACATCACGGCCCGGTTGCACCTATGCTAGCGATCCGGCCCGACGGCCGAACACCATACCGGCCGCGAGACCGGTCCCGCCCGGGTAGTTGTTACTGAACAGTCCCCCGAGCATTTCGCCGCAGACGAAAAGTCCCGGAATCGGCAAGTTCTTAGCGTCGACCACTCGACCGTGCTCATCGGACTTGAGCCCTCCGAAAGTGAAAGTGATGCCGCACGTAACCGCGAACGCATAGAACGGGCCGCTCTCGATGGGGGACGCCCAGTTGCTCTTACGTGGTGCGATGTTTGCTGATCGACCGTCTTTCACCGTTGGGTCGAAGGGTACGCTGCGGTCGATGGACGAATTGAAGTCTCGAACCGTCCGCGCTAGGGCTTCCGGGTTCACGTCAATCTTTGACGCCAGTTCTTCGATGGTGTCAGCAACCTCTACCGAGACGCCGGGCATGTCGTATTCTTCCACCCGCAGCATCGGGCGAAGCCCGGCGTCAAAGACCTGATACGCGACAGAGCCCCTTTGCTTCAGAATCTCCTTGCCGTACTTCGCATACGTGTAGTTGCGGAAATCGGCCCCCTCGTCGAGGAACCGCTGCCCGTCAAGGTTGACGATGATGCCGAGCGGATAGCTCTGCCGAGTCAACCGGTTGGTGAGCTCGCGGTTGCTCTCATTGGTCGGCGTGAACGCATCCCACTGCACGCTGTGGCAGGAATGCCAGTCGCCGCCGCGCACCGCACCGATATCAAGCGCCGCTTCCAACATTCGACCAGTGTTGTACGGCGTTCCCCGCACCTTCGCCTTGGCCCACCCATCCCCGAGATAACGCTCGCGCAACTCCGCATTGGCTTCGAAGCCTCCTGCAGCGAGAATCACCGAATCGGCTCGCAACTCAATCCCGCTGCCGTCGTTCGAGTCAACCCGTACTCCAACTACTCGTCCCTCCTCAACGAGGAGGTCGACCACGTCATGTTCGTAACGAATGTCGATGCCCAAGTCGTTAGCTACCCGAGTGTGGTCCCGGATCAGGCCTTCCCCGCCGTCAACGTTGCCCACGTGGAGCCCGCCCCAGAACAGGTAGCTACCGTCCGGCCGCTCGTACGCCTGACGCTCGTACATGAGCCGGTACCTCAACCCGAGGTCCTTCAGCCAACGAAGAGTGGCCTGGCTCTCGCTAATCAGGACGGCTGACAGTTCCGGGTCGTTCTTGCCCTCGGTGACCTTTTCGAGGTCGGCGAGGTACTCCTCTTCGGAGTACGGGGGCAGCGTCGTGATTGTGTGGCGCTCGTCCTCATCAACGAGGTCGCGGATGTCTTCCAGGCCGCCGTGCACGATGCGGGTTGCGCCGGCGGTGTAAAAGCTATTTCCTCCAGCCATCCCTTCCGCGGCTTTCTCCAAGAGGACGACGGAGCGACCCCGGGTAGCGGCTGCATGCGCGGCTGTGAATCCCGCGTTGCCACCACCGACCACTATGACGTCGGGACGCAAGCTGGTCAGTTGGTCCTGTGCTTCATGATTTGGCATCTCTTTCTCCCCATGCTCGTGGTGCGCAAGTCAGTAGTTGTATACAACTCGGATGCAACGATACCTTGACCGCTGCAACTTGGGCGACGGGAATTGTTCGCCATAGCACAGCCGGGGCGTTTGCGCGGATCAGAACCCGGAGAGGAGGGGTTGGAAATCCGAGGACTATTCCTCTAGGGTTGCATGCACCGAGTATTTCTGGTGAGCGCAAAATGCTCTCGTAGATCTACGGACCGGCCGAAATTCGGATCAGCATAGGAGCTGTGAATGCACATCGAGATATCCGGCCTGACTCTCAAATACAAGGATTTCGTTGCTGTAGACGACGTGTCGATCGAGGTTCCCGATGGTCAGTCCCTTGTTCTACTGGGAGAATCCGGCTGCGGCAAGACGAGCACGATGAGATGCATCGCCGGGCTCGAGAATCCGGTTGATGGACGCATTGCCATTGGCGGACGAACAGTCTTCGATGGCGCCGGGCGCGTGAATCTCCCGCCGAACAAGCGAAACGTGGGCATGGTTTTCCAGTCCTATGCGGTGTGGCCGAATAAGACCGTGTTCGAAAACGTCGCCTTCCCGCTGCAGCGACAACGAAAGAGTTCGCAACAAATCAAGCAGCGCGTCAACGAGGTTCTCGAACTGACCGGGCTCGAAAAGTTCAGCCAGCGCGGGGCGTCACTGCTCTCTGGCGGCCAGATGCAGCGCGTCGCCCTCGCACGGAGCCTCGCAATGAGTCCGGCAATCATGCTCCTTGACGAGCCGCTGTCCAACCTCGACGCGCAACTCCGAGAGCGGCTGCGGAATGAGCTTCGGCGAATTCAGCAGGAAGCAGGGCTGACGAGCGTCTACGTGACGCACGATCAGACGGAAGCGCTCGCATTGGCCGACAACATAGCCATGATGCAACATGGGCGCATCGTGCAGTACGGCACGCCGACCCAAATCTACGATTCCCCCGCCAGTGCCTCCATCGCATCATTCATGGGTGTAACGAACGTCTTCTCCCTCGCTGGCTCCACACCTGGCAACACCAAAGTGAATGGCACAAGTGTCAACTTGAGCTTGGACACCTCGAAGCTCGGGTCCTACAAACTCTGTGTGCGGCCCAATGACATCTCACTGGTCAGACCGAGCGCGACTTCGGCGGATAACGAGATTCGGGGTCGCGTCGTGGTCTCGATATTCCAGGGTGGCTACACCGCCTACGAAATCATCGTGAGCGACAGCCTCAGCTTCCTCGTCAATGTGCCCAAGACCGCTGAGCGCTTCTCCGTCGGCGACACCGTCGCCATGGTGTTCTCTGCGAAGACCATGCAACTCCTCCCGGATGAGTGAGAGAACGATGACTTCCTCCAGCAAAGTCCGGAGCAGGATGCTGCCCGACAAGCTGAGCGTTAGGCGGATGAGACGACCTTCGGCGTCCATTCTCCTGGTGATCGCGGCTCTGCTCATCCTGGTCATTCTGGTTGGGCTCCCGATCCTGCTCGTCGCGTTCGCTGCCGTGTCGAACACACTCCCCCGACCGGGCAACATCAGCCTCGGAAATATCGATTTCGGGGCGCTCGGCGCTGTGCTCTCGGGGAAGACTCTGGGCGCGGCCGGAAACTCTCTGCTCGCGGCGACCGGCGCGTGCCTCCTCGCGCTCCTCATCGGGGCGAGTCTCGCGTTGCTGCTCGCGCGAACGAACATCCGAGGCAAACCTTTCCTGTACCTCGTCGGCCTGAGCCCGATGTTCCTTCCGTCGTTCGTTGCCGCTCTCGCCTGGTCCGTGCTCGCCGGGCCATCCGGCCTCTTGAACGCGCTACTTGGCGACCTTGGGCTTCCGCCGCTAGTCAACGTCTACAGCATGCCCGGCTTGATCTTCATTCTCGGCATCTACTACTCGCCATACGTCTTCCTGATGGTGCACTCGGCCCTGGTGTTGATGAACCCGGATCTCGAGGAAGCGGCCCTTGTGCACGGCGCAACCTTGCGAACAACGATTCGCAAGGTCACGCTCTCGCTGATGACCCCGGCGATCCTCGGATCTATGATCCTCGTCTTCACCTTGTCGGTTGAGAACTTCCCCGTCAGCCAGTTCATCGCGACTCCGGCCGGTATCGACACCCTCCCGACGTTCATCTACCGCCTGATGAGCTCCTCGCCTGTGCGTGGAAACGAGGCAGCGGCAGTCGCGGTCCTCCTCATCGCGATTGTCGGCGTCGTGGTGCTACTGCAGCGTCGATATCTTGCCCGGCGGTCATATGCGACAGTTGGCGGCAAAGGCCTCAAGGCCAAGGAAATGAGCCTTGGCAAATGGCGTCCATTCGTGTTCGCCCTCGTGCTCGGGTACTTCATCGTCTCGATGGTGCTTCCGCTGGCGGCCCTGCTGGTCATCTCGGTGTACTCGTCCCCCTACATCAGCAGCATCGTCGGGATGGCAGAGTTCGGAGAGTTTTCTTTTGAAAACCTGATCAACTTGGTCACCGATCGGATGGTCATCGACGGCGCCATCAACAGCGCCATCGTGTCCGTCGGGGCCGCCGCGATCGGCACGGCTCTGTGTTTCGTCTTCGCGTATTTGGTGTACAGAACCAAGACTCGGGGCCGCATGCTCATCGAATACGTCTCGATGGCGCCTCTCGCCGTTCCAGCGATCGTGCTCGGGCTCGGCCTCCTATGGACCTGGCTCCTCTTGCCCGTTCCCATCTACGGAACACTGGCCGTTCTCGTCGTTGCGTTCCTGGCGGCGCAGATGCCGCAGGGTTTCCGAGGAATTTCGTCCTCGATCCTGCAATTCAATCCCGATCTCGAAGACACTGCGGTGATGCACGGCTCCAGTCGCACCGGCGCCGTCACCCGCATCACCGCTCCGCTGCTGAAGGTGGGTGTCGCCTCGACATTCGTCCTTCTTCTCATGCTGAGCATGCGGGAACTCACGGTTCCCCTCTTCTTGTACACCACCGATACTCGCCTGCTTTCGATCGTGATTTTCGACAACTACGAAAATGGCGCTTTCCAGCAGGCCGCCGGCATCGGCCTCATCTACACCGTCCTAATCGCCGTGTTGGCTCTCGTGTCAAGCAAGTTGGGCTCGCGCGACTTCGGCAAATGATCATCCACGAAACCAGAAAGGCCAATGATGTCCGTTCATAGCAAAAATAGGACCGCGGGACTCGTGTCCCTCATCGCAGCCGGAAGCCTCGTCCTGGCCGGCTGTAGCGGCGGCGACGTCGCGCAGGAGGTCAACACGGATGAATCTGGCGCCCTCGTTGTGGGAGGGCAAACGATTGCGGACCGGGAGCTGTTCGAAGCTGCACAGGAAGAAGACTCCTTCGTTCTCTACAGTGGCAGCGGGGAACGCGGAGAGCAGCTCCTTCTAGACCAGTTCGCGGAGGACACCGGTATCACCGGAAAACTCATCCGAGTCGTTCCGAATAGGCTCACAGAGCGCATTCTCAGCGAGCACGGTGCTGGCCACCTCGGTGCCGATGTCATCCGAATTGACGGATGGGATCTCGTCGACCAGTTGTCCACTGCAGGGGTCTTCACGCCGCACACGCCGCCGAGCGAGCTCGAAGTGCCAGAGGCGGCAATCTACGAAGACGGCGCTTACTTCACCGCCTACAACCGCGCGTACATCATGGCCTACAACAATCAGCTCGTCGAAGAAGAAGAAGCTCCCACCTCGTGGGAGGACCTGCTGAAGGTTGAGTCCACGGGCGTGACTCAGGTCGCCGCAGCGGGATCGACGCAGCTGCTGGTGCGTTTTCAGTTCGCCGAGCTCGGTGAAGAGTGGGTCGCCAAGCAGGCCGCAACACAGCCTAGGGTTTTCGACTCCGTGTCGCCGTTGACCGACTCAATGGCACGGGGTGAGATCACCGCCGGACCGGTCGTTACGACTGTCGGACAGACGGCCGTGGACTCCGGAGCGCCGCTGTCGCTGGTAGCTCCCGAAGAGGGCTTCCCTGTGAACGAGTACATCTTCGGAATGGCCGACGGCGGAAGCAGCCCCAGCGCCGCCGAGGTGTTCACGAACTGGACGCTTTCCGAAGCGGGGCAGGCTGCCGCGGTAGCGATCGGGGACTATCCCATCAACGCCGAGGTCGGCATCCCGAAGGTTACAGGCGTCGAAATGCCGCCGCTTGACAGTCCGAAGGTGTTCCGCGTCAGCCGTGAGGAGTACATGGCGAACTTCGAGGCCGACGGCAACTTGTGGGAAGAGCTGTTCGGCTACTGAATTTCACCGCGAACTGAGTTGTGTCAACCCCAAAGAAACCAGAGAACATGCAAACATCCATGCTGATAGGCGGCAGTCGCCGTGATGGTTCCCGCCCTCAATTGAGCGTCGTGAACCCTTACACCACTGCAGAGATAGCAACGATTCCGAATGCGAGCGCCGATGAGGTGACCGAGGCAGTCGGGGTCGCACAGGACGCGTTCGACACCGTGTGGTCACGGACATCCGGTCATCGGCGCGCTGAGCTGCTGCACAATCTGGCACGGCTTTTTCGCGAGAACGCTGAGTCGCTCGGACGCCTCGAATCCTCTGACAACGGAAAGCTTGTTGCGGAGACAGTGAACCAGGCGCGGTTTGCCGCCCGAAACTACGATTTCTTCGCCGGTTATGCCGATAAGTTGTGGGGACGAGCGATCCCCCTCGACGATCCTCGGTATCTGGACTACACGCGCCGCGAACCGATCGGCGTGGCAGGTGTCATCACCGCATGGAATTCGCCGATGCAGTTACTGGCAAACAAGCTTGCTCCGGCTCTGGCCTGCGGGAACACCGTTGTCATCAAGCCATCCGAGCACGCGTCTCTCAGTACGTTGGCGTTGGTGGACCTCGTCGAAAAGGCGGGGTTCCCCGACGGCGTCATCAACGTCGTCACTGGAGGCGGCGACGTCGGTCATGCATTAGTCAGCGATCCCCGGCTCGGGCACGTAAGTTTTACGGGCAGCTTGGAAACCGGCAAGCGTATTGTGGCGACGGCCTCAGGAATGAACATGGTTCCCGTCACGCTCGAACTCGGCGGAAAGTCACCTAACATCGTCTTCGCCGACGCGGACATCGATAGGGCAGTCGCCGGAGCGCTGATGGGGATTTTCTCGGCCGGAGGCCAGACGTGCATCGCAGGCTCGCGACTTCTGGTTGAGGACTCAATTTACGACGAATTCACGCACCGCGTCGCTGAACGCGCAGAGCGGATTCGACTGGGCGACCCGTTCGATCCTTCCACCCAGATGGGCCCTCTCGCCAACGAGCCGCAACGCGACAGGGTGAACGCCTTCATATCTCGTGCGCGAGACGAAGGCGCCGTTCAGAAGTCGGGTATGGGGCGTCGAACGGACGGTCTGCCCGGATTCTTCGTCGCGCCTACAGTTTTCTCGGACGTCGATCCCGGGTCTCAGCTGGCCTCCGAGGAGGTATTCGGACCTGTTCTTGCCGTTACCCGGTTCGCGAACGAGGCTGACGCAGTGCGACTGGCGAACTCATCCGAATTCGGGCTGGCCTCAGGCATTTGGACGAAAGATCTCGGCCGCGCACACAGGGTCGCCGCTGAACTCAAGGCCGGCACCGTCTGGGTGAACACCTACCGCGTCTCGGCTCCACAGGCCCCGTTCGGCGGGTACAAGAAATCCGGGCTCGGCAGGGAGCGCGGAGAAGAAGCGCTCGATCCCTACCTGCAAGTGAAAAATGTCCTGATCGATACATCAAATTCTTTCGTCGACCCGTTCGCCGTGAGCGAGGACCCCAATGAGTAATGCACCTGTGAACGTCGCCGTCGTCGGCCTCGGCAACATGGGGGCGGCAATACTCCATCAGGTCGCCAAGAGTGGCGCAGTCACCGGCTTCGATATCAGCGGCGATCGCAGACGGAACGCGTCGTCCATCGGCGGTGCGCGACTAGTCGACGACCTCGCTGACCTTCGCAACAGCGACGTCGTTATCCTGTCGCTGCCTTCCCCGCAGATTTCAACTGCCGTGGTTTCCCAGCTAATGAACATCCTTCCGGATACCGCGACCGTCATCGAAACATCGACCGTGCTTCCAGATGACGTGCTGTCCATGAGGCGCCTGGTCGAGGAGCGCGGTGGGCGCCTGGTTGACGCTGCCGTATTCTCAGGTGTCGCGGGGATGCAGGCGGGAAAAGCCAAGCTGCTCGTGGGCGGAGTGCCCGACGAGTCGAACGACCCAATGCGGCCTGTACTCGAAAGAATCTCAACGGATCTGCTGTTCTTCGCCGACCCAGGCGCCGGGATGGCTGCGAAGGTCATCAATAATGCGGTGGCGCACGCCGTCATGGTGATTCTCTCGGAGGCTGCCGCCCTCGCCGACGCGTACGGCATCGGCAGTGAGCCGCTCACTGAATTGCTCGTGGACCCCGAGGGTGGGCTGATCAGACCGTTGAACCATCGATACCGGGAGCGGATTAGAAACGGTGATTACGAGGGAGGCATGCCGACCTCCGCCGCACTGAAGGATTCTCGGCTCGCGCTCGCACTCGCGCAAGCACGGAGCGTCCCGCTGTTCGCTATTCAAGGAAGCCACACCGTCTATGAGCTCGCCAACGCTGCGGGCCTAGGAAGCAAGGACTACGCCTCCATCGCGACTCTGTGGGAAGCCTGGCTGAACACGTCTTTCACGGACTAAGTTGTGGTCTAGCTCCGCGTTTCTTGCGACACACGAATGGCGCCCATCGTTCCGGATGGGCGCCATTCGTATGCAGAGGGCTTCGGTTATCGACTCCCGACGGTGAGCTCGCCGTCGTCCGCCCACTGTGCGGTGCCCCAATGCCGAGATCCGGGCGCGGATGATGTTCTTGCCGATGTTTGACAGCAGCGCGTCGTGGGTGCGCAGTACCCAAGTGCGGTTCACTCATCGGCGACGCACGCTGCGACGCCCGAACTAATCGAGTAGGCCGAGCGGCCCACGCTGGCTCTTCCTCCAGGCGTCCGCGGCCGTCGCGCCGCGGCATCCGATCGGCTAGCGTGAGCAGCATCCGGATGCCCTGTTCTGGGCTGACGCGAGGAGGCGTACCGTGACGGGACGAGTGCTGGTCAATGTTGTCGATTCGGCCGAGGCAAGCGGGCGGGCGCTGCGCTTCGCGATCGACCAGGCGTCGGGCCGCGGGCTCGGTCTGCACATCATCCACGTGATCGACGAGTCGATCGTCAAGAGCCGCAAGACCGAGCTGCTGCAGGCGGCGACGCAGCGTGGCGAGCAGGTGCTCGCCGAGGCGACCGCCACTGCGCGCACCGCCGCCCCGACGCTGGAGGTGACCTCGAGCATCGAGCAGGGCGACCCGATGCGGGTGTTCACGGAGCTCTCGAACGACTACGAGCTGCTGGTGGTCGGCAGTGACTGGCAGCAGCACGGCAGCCCCAGCCGGCGCGCGGTGGAGGCGCTGCGAATCGCCGCCGCGAGCGACTCGCCGGTAGCCGTCATCCCGGACATGGATCTGACCGGTCGGAGCGGGATTGTGGTCGGCGTCGACGGGTCGGAGAACTCCGCGCACGCGCTGCAGTTCGCGGCCGCGGAGGCGGCGCGCACCGGCCAGCCGCTGATCGCCGTGCACGCCTGGACGCTGCCGGTGGTTCCCGGGGCCGAGTTCATCGATTCCGCCAGCTTCTACGATGATCTGAGTCGCGATGCCGCGGACACCCTCGAGAACGCGCTGGAGGAGGTGCGCGCGGAGTACCCGAAGCTCACCGTGCAGCCGGTCTGCTTCGACGGTGACGCCACCCTGGCGCTGGCCACCGAGGCCGAGCGGGGCACCCTGGTGGTGGTGGGCAGTCACGGCCGCAGCGGGGTCGCCCGGCTGATGCTCGGCTCGGTGAGCCATGGGCTGCTGGCGCGGTTGGCGGCACCGACGGTGATTGTGCGCTGAGCTGTGACCTAGCGCCTGCGCCCTGTTCGGGTTACATTACCTAGGTGTCGGAAGAGGGGGGTGGCAGCGACTTCGTCGTCAAACCGCCCCGACCCGAGATGTCGAATCGGGCACCTGCTCCCATCCCGCCGACGATTCCGCCGCCCAGGGCTGTGAAGGTGTCCCGCTTCTTCTGGCTGCTGAGTTTCGTTGCCGGGCTGACCGGCATGGTCTTCGCGTTCTTTGCCCGCGACACCCAGCTGACAGAGTTGCAGAGCCTCGTCACCGATCTGCAACCCGACCGCGACGCCGAAACCGTGAAGACGGCGGCGACGATCGTGTTCTGGGGAAGCCTAGGGGCGCTGGCCGCGGTGGTGCTTGCCGAAGCGATGCTGCTGGCCGCGATGATGCGCAGACGAGGTGGCGCCAGGTGGCTTCTCCTTGCGCTCCTGCTGGTGCACGGTGCGGTCGCCGTGCTGGTGGCGGCGTTCGTTGTCAGGCAGGGCGAAGCCGGCCTCACCGTCCTGGCGCTGGTCGCCGCGCAGTTGCTACTGGCGGCGCTGGGCTTGATAGTCAGTTTCCTGCCAGGAGCCGGCCGGTGGTTCCGTGCGGGCACGCGCGGTCGCGGCATCCGTTCCTAACCCGCCCTCGGTCGGCAGAAGAAGCGCCTCGCAACTGCGCACGATCAGCTGGCAGACGTCCACCGCCGCACGATCGTGGAACGGGTTCTCGGCCAGCGTGCGCCAGCGCTGCAGGGCAGCCAGCGCGGCAGCGCGCACCTCAACCTCGGGGGCCGACTCGTCGAGCCCCAGTCGTTCAGTCGCCTCGAAGCCCTCCCCGCCGATGAGCCGCTCGGCCTCGGACACCACGGCCGGCGGCAGCGGAAGCCCGGTGGTGCGCGCCTCGGTCAGCAGTCGCAGCTCACGGAACTCGTGCGCGCTGGCCTCAATGCGCTCGAGTGACGCGGCCAGCTGTTCGGTGCCCGGCCGAGGGCGGCTGCCCAGCAGTTGCTGCACCGCGCTGAGTGCCGTGCGGGCCTTGAGGTGCTCGCCGCGCGCTTCGAGCTGCCCCCTGATCAGTCGGAGCACATCGTCGAGGCCGCTGCGACGCGCGAGCTCCTGGGCGAGCTCGCTGGAGTCGGTCACCCCGCCGCGAATGAGCACGACGGCCAACCGGATGCCGAAGAGGCCGAACCTGCTCAGAAGCCCCGCGCGCGTCTGGGCACTGGTCGTGACGCCGTCGACCGGCCGAACGAATCGATCGGCAGACACCATCAGACGCTCACGCTCGTCGCGGTCGAGCCGGGCAAGCTCGACGAGTGCCCGATACTCCGCCTGCCGGAGAGTTCGCGCCCCTTGGGCGACCAGTCCCGCGACAGGCGCAACACCGAGCACGAGCGAGCGCAGGCTCTCGTCGTGCTGGTATCGGGCGGCGATGTCCTGGGCCGAGATGAGCGAGTCGATCCTGCCCGCCCCTATCTCGTCGACGCGCGAGAGCACCG
This Salinibacterium sp. ZJ450 DNA region includes the following protein-coding sequences:
- a CDS encoding dynamin family protein, translated to MSAATVDAVADLLRQFRAAYGDDPEALATLDGLARRLEEPLRVAIAGMVKAGKSTLLNAIIGEEIAPTDTGECTRIVTWYRYGDTPRITLHPIDGEHRTLPIKRTRGRLVFDLDGTRAEDVARLSVEWPAKALRTVTLIDTPGIASLSEQVSARSMAFLTPENASSEADAVVYVMRHLHSVDLSFLDAFRSSGVGGSGLANALAVLSRVDEIGAGRIDSLISAQDIAARYQHDESLRSLVLGVAPVAGLVAQGARTLRQAEYRALVELARLDRDERERLMVSADRFVRPVDGVTTSAQTRAGLLSRFGLFGIRLAVVLIRGGVTDSSELAQELARRSGLDDVLRLIRGQLEARGEHLKARTALSAVQQLLGSRPRPGTEQLAASLERIEASAHEFRELRLLTEARTTGLPLPPAVVSEAERLIGGEGFEATERLGLDESAPEVEVRAAALAALQRWRTLAENPFHDRAAVDVCQLIVRSCEALLLPTEGGLGTDAATARARTEPPAGSWQETDYQAQRRQ